A genomic region of Lodderomyces elongisporus chromosome 5, complete sequence contains the following coding sequences:
- the USO1 gene encoding Vesicle-mediated ER to Golgi transport protein (BUSCO:EOG09261B18): MEYINNILGSQSQVQSVEEAIPTLCSRLQHATLVSDRRSAVLGLKSFSRQYRESVVEHGLRPLISTFKKDSENIALAKALLETFLILLIRGEDTEEDATRGWISQQSRQQNGKYPSPLLMEEFSLDQLSLWIADAILQDPEMLSLLIQELTEDDYHLKFYALQLLEFLVLSRSSRAKDVLLHAPTAMSSICAVLNDTNEPVRNEAILLLMALVNNNFNIQKLVAFENTFETLFNIIDEEGGIRGSILVQDCLTLITNLLLYNASNQKYFMETQCVPGLTRLLDEAVFDESAPGSSGFDSSEELNPNLNGALDAPVPMVWTEQRVQNMRICLEIGRLLVAENNELIMQNQDKLFKEGFHYVILKLIFSSSTENSVRATALLTAADAIRGNHNIQYEFSKIDVPYIDPCLPVQTQANNPPVSVPLALLNWCLFINSVHSFDVRISASYCLQAYFKNNQEAKSAFLKDQISAYHSENYYPLNEESNEELNKEEKEEEKKKEQGKDKQEYMDMNGHGTATKDIPYGNIFKSLMEYDAEVKLNPYKVWFSACILMYIFEDEPENKNIARAVMTGNENSGEEVMASIQAMSELLVTTFEDMDQRVSIGYLMLLTTWIFEDFDAVNDFLNDESTVKSILAFLSNNTSETNSIVHGMTAMLLGIAYEFSSKDSPIKRQDLHALLVKSIGMDNYAHKINQLTANPVFKYFDETSNFVSVQDESGLPDVYFDQCYVELMREHMTRIKRALFHDPAAEPRGRISYEVFEEVDMKLAEVSNRLEQERADSATKEDSHKSEVEKLTTTTKELQQKLEETNVDLEKVKVELSTFRDKHSTSSKELLELKKIKEGLEKNHLDYKKELEETKTKISQLKSQLSSTETKLKTTEEAKKKLEDGVNGMTKDLFQLKKQNSEWDNKVKVSEKETRNVRNEAEKIKKDLEYRLRKIQEERDAANKVVSESKEEISILKKSITSLESQLANKTVDANKLTMEKDHFAAKIKEQEKQLSLLSGQLQEKSSQFTELESSLTEVKEQKASADIEVEKLSSKLKRAREDLIHHESEMKEKLDRAKDDIENLEEKIKNFETEIQKKEKELEKHNDLEKQIDRLNTELTNRDEEIKKHQASLSEKEKEVDSKKLLEAKILELEGELKEAKNEALTLKKEHDKTIEDLKQNEKTINEESKVLVKKIAALESDKKSLQNEISELKEKLSQSEKVQEDLKDSKKQFAELEKSKSKLESDLKSLQKVLDDKSKLEQATSNELTDIVEKLKKENSAMEEKISGLEKEVESGTSLKDENQGLKTKIDELEDKIKGLDTDKGKLESTFQEVKVEKAQLDKEIEALTADKKRLIKEAESFKSLQTDNQNRFEKRIDKLEEEKIDLSNQIEKLQEEKDAYKAKQLADEKKITNLSKEKSDALSQLEKLQLDLKSTKEEAKTVSDQNLELEKNISESKTKSDAVFEKVSTLESKNAGLEEEIKNLKQRITSLVPKSEIDDLMLLMADLDEKKNKYAKRLKQLGHEISDDDDSSEEEEDDEDDEEDEDE; encoded by the coding sequence ATGGAGTATATTAACAACATATTAGGCTCTCAATCTCAGGTGCAGCTGGTAGAAGAGGCCATTCCAACCTTATGCAGCAGACTTCAGCACGCAACTTTGGTCTCGGACAGACGTTCTGCTGTTTTAGGCTTGAAGAGTTTTAGTCGTCAATATCGAGAGTCTGTGGTTGAGCATGGACTACGACCATTAATTTcaacttttaaaaaagactCGGAGAATATTGCTTTGGCAAAAGCACTTTTAGAAACGTTCTTAATCTTGCTCATTCGTGGAGAAGATACCGAGGAAGATGCAACACGTGGTTGGATTTCCCAGCAGCTGCGACAGCAAAACGGAAAGTACCCATCGCCATTATTGATGGAGGAATTTTCATTGGACCAATTGTCCCTTTGGATCGCTGATGCCATATTGCAAGACCCCGAGATGTTGAGTTTATTGATTCAAGAGTTGACAGAGGATGATTACCACTTGAAATTTTATGCTTTGCAATTATTAGAGTTTTTGGTTCTCAGTAGGAGCTCAAGAGCGAAAGATGTGTTATTGCACGCGCCGACAGCCATGTCTAGTATCTGTGCTGTTCTCAACGATACCAATGAACCCGTACGGAACGAAGCGATCTTGCTCTTGATGGCGCttgtcaacaacaatttcaacatACAGAAATTGGTTGCATTTGAAAACACGTTTGAGACATTGTTCAATATTATAGACGAGGAAGGCGGTATTCGAGGATCAATTTTGGTACAAGACTGCTTAACTTTGATTACCAACTTACTTCTTTACAATGCCTCGAATCAAAAGTACTTTATGGAGACCCAATGCGTTCCAGGTCTTACCCGGTTGTTGGATGAGGCGGTTTTTGATGAGCTGGCTCCTGGTTCATCTGGTTTTGACTCATCGGAAGAATTAAACCCAAACTTGAACGGTGCATTGGATGCACCAGTACCAATGGTGTGGACCGAGCAACGAGTGCAGAATATGAGAATCTGTTTGGAGATTGGTCGACTATTAGTAGCTGAGAATAATGAATTGATTATGCAAAATCAGGACAAGCTTTTCAAGGAAGGATTTCATTATGTTATTTTGAAACTTATCTTCTCTTCACTGACCGAAAACTCAGTACGAGCGACTGCGTTACTTACTGCGGCAGATGCGATAAGAGGCAACCACAATATACAATACgaattttccaaaattgaTGTGCCGTATATCGACCCTTGCTTACCCGTGCAGACTCAAGCAAATAACCCACCCGTCCTGGTTCCATTGGCACTACTCAATTGGTGTTTATTTATAAATTCAGTGCATCTGTTTGATGTGAGGATAAGTGCTTCTTATTGCTTACAAGCTTATTTCAAGAACAACCAAGAGGCCAAACTGGCGTTTTTAAAGGATCAGATCAGTGCCTACCACTCGGAGAACTATTACCCCTTGAACGAGGAATCAAACGAGGAAttgaataaagaagaaaaagaagaagaaaaaaaaaaagaacaaggaaAAGACAAGCAAGAATACATGGATATGAATGGTCACGGTACAGCAACCAAGGATATTCCTTATGGTAATATTTTCAAGTCTCTTATGGAATACGATGCCGAGGTCAAACTAAACCCATACAAGGTATGGTTCTCAGCGTGTATTCTCATGTATATTTTTGAAGATGAGCCggagaataaaaatattgcACGAGCTGTTATGACGGGTAATGAAAACTCAGGTGAAGAAGTGATGGCCTCAATTCAAGCAATGTCGGAACTATTGGTGACGACATTCGAAGATATGGATCAAAGAGTCTCGATTGGCTACCTCATGTTGTTGACAACATGGATCTTTGAAGACTTTGATGCAGTAAATGATTTTTTAAATGATGAGTCAACAGTGAAATCAATTTTGGCCTTTTTATCCAATAATACTTCCGAAACAAACTCTATTGTGCATGGAATGACTGCCATGCTTCTTGGTATAGCATATGAGTTTTCATCAAAGGATTCACCCATTAAGAGACAAGACTTGCACGCGTTATTGGTCAAAAGTATAGGAATGGATAATTATGCGCACAAAATAAATCAATTGACTGCCAACCCAGTGTTTAAATATTTTGATGAAACGCTGAATTTTGTATCTGTACAAGATGAAAGTGGTCTTCCCGATGTTTACTTTGATCAGTGTTATGTTGAATTGATGAGAGAGCATATGACGAGGATCAAGAGGGCTTTGTTTCATGATCCTGCAGCAGAGCCCCGTGGCAGGATCTCTTATGAAGTGTTTGAAGAAGTTGACATGAAACTTGCCGAGGTATCAAATAGATTGGAACAAGAGAGAGCCGATTCAGCAACAAAAGAGGATCTGCACAAACTGGAAGTTGAGAAATTGACAACCACAACGAAAGaattgcaacaaaaacttgaagaaacaaatgttgatttggaaaaagtCAAAGTCGAATTGTCTACATTCCGCGATAAGCACTCAACTTCGTCAAAGGAATTATTggagttgaaaaagatcaaGGAGGGACTTGAGAAAAATCATCTTGACTATAAAAAGGAATTGGAAGAGACAAAGACCAAAATTTCACAATTAAAATCGCAACTTTCGCTGACAGAAACTAAActtaaaaccacagaagaagcaaagaaaaagttagAAGATGGAGTTAATGGCATGACCAAAGACCTATTCcaattgaaaaaacaaaactctGAGTGGGATAACAAGGTAAAAGTTTCAGAGAAAGAGACCAGGAACGTTAGGAATGAAGctgagaaaataaaaaaagatctTGAATATCGTCTTCGCAAAATtcaagaagagagagatgCAGCAAAtaaagttgtttcagagtCCAAAGAAGAGATTTCCATCCTTAAAAAATCTATAACCTCGCTCGAGCTGCAACTTGCAAATAAAACTGTGGATGCGAACAAGTTGACTATGGAAAAGGACCATTTTGCAGCAAAGATAaaggaacaagaaaagcaaTTGTCTTTGTTGTCGGGGCAATTACAAGAGAAAAGTCTGCAATTTACCGAACTAGAATCATCACTTACAGAAGTTAAGGAGCAAAAAGCATCAGCCGATATTGAGGTGGAGAAGCTTTCATCAAAACTTAAGCGTGCACGCGAGGACTTGATCCACCACGAGTCGGAGATGAAGGAAAAATTGGATAGAGCAAAAGATGATATTGAAAAccttgaagaaaaaatcaaaaactttgaaactGAAATtcagaagaaagagaaagaactAGAGAAGCACAATGACCTTGAGAAACAAATAGATCGGCTCAATACTGAGTTAACAAATCGTGACGAAGAAATTAAGAAACATCAGGCTAGTTTATccgaaaaggaaaaagaagttgaCTCAAAGAAACTTTTAGAAGCCAAGATCTTGGAATTAGAAGGTGAGTTAAAGGAAGCCAAAAACGAAGCTTTAACGCTTAAAAAAGAGCACGATAAGACAATTGAAGATCTTaagcaaaatgaaaaaaccATTAATGAAGAATCTAAAGTTCttgtcaaaaaaattgctGCTTTAGAGTCTGATAAGAAGAGCTtacaaaatgaaattagtgaattgaaagaaaaattgagCCAATCCGAAAAAGTACAAGAAGATTTGAAGGATctgaaaaaacaatttgcaGAACTTGAGAAATCTAAATCCAAACTTGAACTGGATTTGAAAAGTCTTCAGAAAGTACTCGATGATAAAAGTAAACTTGAGCAAGCGACTTCCAACGAGTTGACTGATATTGtggaaaaattgaaaaaggagAACCTGGCTATGGAGGAAAAGATTAGTGGCTTGGAGAAAGAAGTTGAATCTGGTACATCATTAAAAGACGAAAACCAAGGtttgaaaaccaaaattgaTGAGTTGGAAGATAAAATCAAAGGCCTTGATACAGATAAAGGAAAGCTCGAAAGTACATTTCAAGAGGTTAAAGTAGAGAAAGCACAACTTGACAAGGAAATTGAAGCCTTGACTgcagacaaaaaaaggcTTATTAAAGAGGCAGAATCATTCAAATCTCTTCAAACTGACAATCAAAATCGGTTTGAAAAGCGCATAGATAAGcttgaagaggaaaaaattgatctTTCCAATCAAATCGAAAAGttgcaagaagaaaaagatgcgTACAAGGCAAAACAATTAGctgatgaaaaaaagattaccAATTTGAGTAAGGAAAAAAGTGATGCTTTAAGTCAACTCGAGAAACTCCAATTAGACCTCAAAAGTaccaaagaagaagcgAAAACTGTATCGGACCAAAATTTGGAGTTGGAGAAAAATATTCTGGAGTCGAAAACGAAGCTGGATGCTGTATTTGAAAAGGTAAGCACGCTTGAGAGTAAAAATGCTGgacttgaagaagaaattaaaaatttaaagcAAAGAATTACGTCACTTGTACCCAAATCAGAAATTGATGATTTGATGTTGTTAATGGCAGATTTGgatgagaaaaagaacaagtaTGCAAAGAGGTTAAAACAGTTGGGACATGAAATCAGTGATGACGACGACTCCagcgaagaagaagaagatgacgaggatgatgaagaagatgaagatgagtaa
- the RAD59 gene encoding mitotic recombination and DNA repair protein rad59, with protein sequence MLVQDLHQHNHTHNQDLEDGGDNIRESTESLLPTTVTLFPDIANLEDFFNDGEDETHQGMTIINEWALSKISTLQSKLEQMQHTRDAKFYRGNSGGFQKFSSSSIYQLANEVFGFNGWSTEILSCVMQEIRVSNEEQDDQVARTHTTLEANSNNLDLSTRESSSGKTLSSGKRYSAKSSCLVKLVLLDGTCREDFGFGTATNVPSKHACFAKCKKEAVTDAIKNAILGLRDVYNCYESNQFFQMSSLIKKNELQKNR encoded by the coding sequence ATGCTAGTTCAGGATTTACATCAACACAATCATACTCATAATCAAGATTTGGAGGATGGTGGTGATAACATCAGGGAGTCTACTGAGAGCTTACTTCCTACTACTGTGACTTTATTCCCAGATATTGCAAACCTAGAAGATTTTTTCAACGATGGAGAGGATGAAACACACCAAGGAATGACTATCATCAATGAATGGGCTCTTTCAAAAATCAGTACACTACAGTCGAAACTTGAACAAATGCAACATACACGAGATGCAAAGTTCTATAGGGGCAACAGTGGCGggtttcaaaaattttcGAGCAGTTCAATTTACCAACTAGCAAATgaagtatttggttttAATGGTTGGTCTACTGAAATATTACTGTGTGTAATGCAAGAAATTCGCGTCTCAAATGAAGAACAGGATGATCAGGTGGCACGAACTCATACTACGCTCGAAGCCAATTCAAACAACTTGGATCTACTGACAAGAGAATCTTCTTCTGGAAAAACTTTACTGAGTGGTAAAAGGTACTCAGCTAAAAGTCTGTGTTTGGTTAAATTGGTATTGCTAGATGGAACGTGTCGAGAAgattttggatttggaacAGCAACCAATGTGCCTTCAAAACACgcttgttttgcaaaatgcaaaaaagagGCTGTAACTGATGCCATAAAAAACGCCATTCTTGGTTTGCGGGATGTTTACAATTGTTACGAACtgaatcaattttttcagaTGTCTAGcttgatcaaaaaaaatgagttgcaaaaaaacagataa
- the ELP1 gene encoding Putative elongator complex protein 1 (BUSCO:EOG09260JO5): protein MKNLIVLNRGYIKPESRTYPDLHIIDSVYDTVSDAITFVLSSDESPVIEVQQFHKNGNVTVLASFEANSKLLSTAHFVDSSQLVFVFANGDIVTATYDSQQPVQDYENVVIEIVGTIDVGIQAAQWSVDEETLAMITNENKLLLLSRILEPITEKLLDSADIKITDSKHVSVGWGKKETQFKGKGFKALEREKEKEKGKEKGKNINGHSHDHAHGHDSVTEPLRDPTVNEVEKGSLSRMDDGTVRISWRGDSNYFAVSTVEPVLVEDSGEMYDRRVIRVFDREGELDSVNEAVDGLEHNLGWKPQGALIASTQRHIDDEDGEEVLDLVFYERNGLRHGQFNTRLNPEDEVVQNVIWSSDSEILLLQMNDRVQLWTSKNYHWYLKQELFAEGIIFTKFHPEKPSNFMIGTANGLQIVDLTHKVVTGPTRSGDDVGMTLVVDGATAKMTPLSVANVPPPISYRELDVLGNITDLAVSKSNEKYAILTSDNDLYFSQLSLEEMKAGAQPKVVSHLDAKKYINESNEVAKQIAFIRDDFIAVVIDAPMYSRIVLFEVDDISNPKMNESVDITPKVVLLKSRADFATVIIETVDNKIIELSSTQDSREITRFPQLCREIEVSYNEATDEFEAFGISRTGKLFRNEVPVVSGVTSMLITESHLLFTTVLSKLCFVHLNSRHENFEVFQNLSNENIHDERVRQIERGSFLVNTMPSKYSVVLEAPRGNIETICPRIMVLTAIRKFISQKDYKSAFIACRTHRIDLDILHDYDTVSFFNNIELFVNQIGKIEYLDLFVSCLHEEDVTASKYKETLTDAGINESELKKEGETLQPAFKKKFNVSDKNQKKFEKFEDSKVNRICQAILAVLLKPEYFEKYMQTILTAYACEKPPNLVAALELSESFTDEKQKETAITHLCFLQDVNKLYQTCLGLYNVKPTLLIAQQSQMDPKEYLPFLQNLHVQTDLERKFLIDDYLKNHDKALQWLHEMGDEAYERFDNYVVKHELYKLAMKIYTYDKKRTNDVMSLFANYLHDQTNFGESALTYEYLEDLDSALENYILAKKWRQALSIAEKPNFKTKLIETANSLVATLTADHKYSDAAEIEYYCLQNVREAVRLYCKQYWFDQAILLAERTQNADLIESVVDVQINEGFGVIAELLADCKGQMNSQLRRLRELRTKKQDDPYAFYGNPDDLDTPDNVSVAASETSTAPSFFTRYTGKTAGTAKTGASRRTAKNRKREERKKAQGRKGTIYEEEYLIRSVGRLIERLDSTEQDAIRLIEVLIRRQMKEQAYQIQKSWCELIALIKENIDEVHNMSERDRERIDDNGEIYLIDEIPKPNIREFPKFSILDY from the coding sequence ATGAAGAACTTGATTGTTTTAAATAGGGGTTACATCAAACCTGAGTCCAGAACATACCCGGATCTACATATAATTGACTCCGTTTACGATACAGTTTCCGATGCCATCACATTCGTCCTATCGTCAGACGAAAGCCCTGTTATTGAAGTGCAACAATTTCACAAGAATGGTAATGTCACTGTATTGGCAAGCTTTGAAGCAAACTCTAAGTTGCTCAGCACCGCACACTTTGTCGATTCCTCACAATTAGTATTTGTCTTTGCCAACGGTGATATTGTTACAGCCACATACGACTCGCAACAACCAGTGCAGGATTACGAAAATGTGGTTATTGAGATAGTCGGAACCATTGATGTTGGTATACAAGCAGCACAGTGGTCAGTAGATGAGGAAACTTTGGCAATGATcacaaatgaaaacaaattattgttattgtctCGGATTTTGGAACCGATTACTGAAAAGTTACTTGACTCGGCAGATATTAAAATTACAGATCTGAAGCACGTTTCCGTTGGATGGGGTAAAAAAGAGACCCAATTCAAAGGTAAAGGGTTTAAGGCTTTGGAAagggagaaagaaaaagaaaaaggaaaagaaaaaggaaagaacaTCAATGGACACTCGCATGATCACGCACATGGCCACGACTCAGTAACTGAACCGTTACGCGATCCTACAGTCAACGAGGTAGAAAAAGGTTCATTATCGCGCATGGACGATGGAACCGTGCGAATAAGTTGGAGAGGTGACTCCAACTACTTTGCTGTTAGCACCGTCGAGCCCGTGTTGGTTGAGGACTCGGGTGAGATGTATGACAGAAGAGTAATCCGAGTTTTTGATAGAGAAGGTGAATTGGATAGTGTTAATGAAGCAGTCGATGGATTAGAACACAACCTAGGCTGGAAACCTCAGGGTGCATTAATTGCTTCAACTCAAAGACACAttgacgatgaagatggGGAAGAGGTTCTTGATTTGGTGTTTTATGAAAGAAATGGTCTTAGACATGGTCAGTTCAATACTAGACTCAATCCAGAAGACGAGGTTGTTCAAAACGTTATTTGGAGTTCGGATAGCGAAATTCTACTCTTACAAATGAATGATCGAGTTCAACTTTGGACATCAAAAAATTACCATTGGTATTTGAAGCAAGAACTATTTGCTGAAGGAATAATTTTCACCAAGTTTCATCCCGAAAAGCCTTCGAACTTTATGATTGGTACTGCCAATGGTCttcaaattgttgatttgaCCCACAAAGTCGTCACCGGACCAACTAGATCTGGAGATGATGTTGGTATGACTTTGGTAGTGGATGGTGCCACTGCAAAGATGACTCCACTCTCAGTTGCAAATGTCCCTCCACCAATAAGCTACAGAGAGTTGGATGTATTGGGAAATATAACTGATCTTGCTGTGAGTAAATCAAATGAAAAGTATGCGATTTTAACAAGTGATAACGACTTATATTTTAGTCAGTTGAGCTTGGAAGAAATGAAAGCAGGAGCTCAACCAAAGGTTGTTAGTCACCTCGATGCAAAGAAGTACATTAACGAAAGCAACGAAGTTGCTAAGCAGATTGCATTTATTAGAGATGACTTTATCGCCGTTGTCATTGACGCACCAATGTATTCACGAATCGTCCTATTTGAAGTTGACGACATCTCCAATCCAAAGATGAATGAATCTGTTGACATTACACCTAAAGTTGTGTTGCTAAAATCGCGTGCAGACTTTGCTACCGTCATCATCGAAACAGTTGACAACAAGATTATTGAATTAAGCTCGACCCAAGATTCAAGAGAAATTACTAGATTTCCTCAATTGTGTCGAGAAATTGAAGTATCATACAATGAGGCAACCGACGAGTTTGAAGCATTTGGAATTTCTCGAACTGGTAAATTATTCCGCAATGAAGTACCTGTGGTTAGTGGTGTTACTTCAATGTTAATCACAGAATCGCATTTGCTTTTCACCACCGTGCTTTCAAAATTATGCTTTGTCCACTTGAATTCTAGACATGAAAATTTCgaagttttccaaaacttgtcaaatgaaaatattCATGACGAAAGAGTTAgacaaattgaaagaggCTCATTTTTGGTGAATACCATGCCAAGCAAGTACTCTGTTGTTTTAGAGGCCCCTAGAGGTAATATCGAAACCATCTGTCCAAGAATTATGGTGCTCACAGCGATTAGAAAGTTCATTTCCCAAAAGGATTATAAACTGGCATTTATTGCTTGCCGTACCCACAGAATTGATTTGGATATTCTACATGATTACGATACCGTGCTGTTCTTTAACAACATTGAACTTTTTGTAAATCAAATTGGCAAgattgaatatttggaCCTTTTTGTATCTTGTCTTCACGAAGAAGATGTTACAGCTTCGAAATACAAGGAGACTTTGACCGATGCAGGAATAAACGAATCAGaactcaaaaaagaaggtgaAACTTTGCAACCAgcattcaaaaaaaagttcaaTGTATCTGAtaagaaccaaaagaagtttgaaaaatttgaggATTCAAAAGTCAACAGAATATGTCAAGCCATCCTTGCCGTGCTTTTAAAACCAGAGTATTTTGAGAAATACATGCAAACTATCTTGACTGCATACGCATGCGAAAAGCCACCAAATTTGGTTGCCGCATTGGAATTGAGCGAGTCATTTACTGAcgagaaacaaaaggagACTGCAATCACCCACCTTTGCTTCTTGCAAGATGTCAACAAATTGTACCAAACTTGTCTTGGATTGTATAACGTCAAACCCACTTTATTGATTGCTCAACAATCGCAAATGGATCCTAAAGAGTATCTTCCATTCTTGCAGAATCTTCATGTGCAAACTGACCTTGAGCGTAAATTTTTGATTGATgattatttgaaaaaccACGATAAAGCGTTGCAATGGTTGCACGAAATGGGAGATGAGGCATATGAAAGATTTGATAATTATGTTGTGAAGCACGAATTGTATAAACTTGCAATGAAGATATATACTTAcgacaagaaaagaactaATGACGTCATGAGTTTATTTGCAAATTACTTACATGATCAAACAAACTTTGGCGAGTCAGCATTGACCTATGAGTATCTTGAGGATCTCGATCTGGCGTTGGAGAACTATATTTTGGCCAAGAAGTGGAGACAAGCTTTATCAATTGCCGAAAAGCCAAACTTTAAAACCAAGTTGATTGAAACTGCAAACTCCTTAGTAGCGACATTGACTGCAGATCATAAATACAGCGATGCCGCAGAAATTGAGTACTATTGTTTACAAAATGTTAGAGAGGCAGTTAGACTTTATTGTAAACAATATTGGTTTGATCAGGCCATCTTACTTGCAGAGCGTACCCAAAATGCAGATCTTATTGAAAGTGTCGTTGATGTGCAAATTAACGAGGGATTTGGTGTGATTGCCGAGTTACTAGCTGACTGTAAGGGTCAAATGAACTCTCAATTGAGAAGACTTCGAGAATTGAGAACTAAAAAGCAAGATGATCCATATGCATTCTATGGTAATCCTGATGATCTTGATACACCTGATAACGTATCAGTTGCTGCTTCTGAAACATCAACtgctccttcttttttcactaGGTATACGGGTAAAACAGCCGGTACTGCCAAGACAGGTGCATCCAGACGTACCGcaaagaatagaaagagagaagaaagaaagaaagcacAAGGTAGAAAAGGGACAATTTATGAAGAGGAGTACCTTATTAGATCCGTGGGCAGATTAATCGAGAGACTTGACTCTACCGAGCAAGATGCAATAAGACTCATTGAAGTGCTCATCAGAAGGCAAATGAAGGAACAAGCAtatcaaatacaaaaaagttGGTGTGAGTTGATTGCACTCATTAAAGAGAATATAGATGAGGTACACAATATGAGTgaaagagacagagagagaataGACGATAATGGAGAGATTTATTTGATAGACGAGAttccaaaaccaaatattCGCGAGTTCCCAAAGTTTAGCATCTTAGATTATTGA